One part of the Gossypium raimondii isolate GPD5lz chromosome 1, ASM2569854v1, whole genome shotgun sequence genome encodes these proteins:
- the LOC105786515 gene encoding serine/threonine-protein kinase BSK6, protein MGARCSKFSICWFQSHLKATVLESSDLDNGGKGEKQTWPSFTEFSLEQMKAATNGFSSDNIVSEHGEKAPNVVYKGKLLKNDHWVAVKRFNKFAWPDPRQFLEEARAVGSLRSERLANLIGCCCEGEERLLVAEFMPHETLAKHLFHWENQPMKWAMRLRVALYLAQALEYCSSKGRALYHNLNAYRILFDNDGNPRLSCFGLMKNSRDGKSYSTNLAFTPPEYLRTGRVTAESVVYSFGTLLLDLMSGKHIPPSHALDLICGKNFLMLMDSALEGHFSNDDGEELVRLASRCLQYEARERPNAKSLVVSLMSLQKEAEVPSYVLMGIPQGTTSPKQPLSLTPFGEACLRFDLTAIHEILEKMGYKDDEGIANELSFQMWTSQMQDTLNSKKHGDSAFRAKDFTSAINHYTQFIDGGTMVSPTVYARRCLSYLMNDKPQEALGDAVQAQAVSPEWPTAFYLQAACLFSLGMESDAQENLKDGTNLEAKKSKN, encoded by the exons atgggtgCTCGTTGTTCTAAATTCTCTATCTGTTGGTTTCAATCTCACCTTAAAGCTACCGTTCTTGAATCCTCCGATTTGG ATAATGGAGGCAAAGGTGAGAAGCAAACATGGCCGAGTTTCACTGAGTTCAGCTTAGAACAAATGAAAGCTGCCACAAATGGATTCTCTTCAGATAACATAGTATCTGAACATGGTGAAAAAGCTCCTAATGTTGTTTACAAAGGGAAGCTCCTCAAAAACGATCATTGGGTTGCCGTTAAACGTTTCAACAAGTTCGCTTGGCCTGATCCTCGTCAATTCCTC GAGGAAGCAAGAGCTGTTGGGAGTTTAAGGAGTGAACGGTTAGCTAATCTGATTGGTTGCTGTTGTGAAGGCGAGGAAAGATTGTTGGTCGCGGAGTTTATGCCTCATGAAACGTTGGCTAAGCATCTTTTTCACT GGGAAAATCAGCCGATGAAATGGGCAATGAGGTTAAGGGTGGCACTATACTTGGCACAAGCATTGGAGTATTGTAGCAGTAAAGGAAGAGCTTTGTACCATAATCTTAATGCCTACAGGATTTTGTTTGACaat GACGGTAATCCTAGGCTGTCATGCTTTGGCCTAATGAAGAATAGCAGAGATGGCAAGAGTTATAGTACAAACTTAGCTTTTACACCTCCAGAATATCTAAGAACag GTAGAGTGACGGCTGAAAGCGTTGTATATAGCTTTGGAACCTTGCTGTTAGATCTTATGAGTGGCAAGCATATCCCTCCTAGCCAT GCACTTGACTTGATTTGTGGCAAGAATTTTCTCATGTTGATGGATTCTGCTTTGGAGGGTCATTTCTCTAATGATGATGGAGAAGAGTTAGTACGGTTAGCTTCTCGTTGTTTACAGTATGAAGCTCGTGAAAGGCCAAACGCGAAGTCACTTGTTGTATCTCTCATGTCACTTCAGAAGGAAGCAGAG GTACCATCATATGTTTTGATGGGTATTCCACAAGGAACCACTTCTCCAAAACAGCCACTGTCATTAACTCCTTTTGGAGAGGCTTGCTTGAGGTTTGATCTGACTGCCATACATGAAATATTGGAGAAAATGGGATACAAAGATGATGAGGGTATCGCAAACGAG CTTTCTTTCCAAATGTGGACCAGCCAAATGCAGGACACCTTGAACTCTAAGAAACATGGAGATAGCGCTTTTCGAGCTAAGGATTTCACAAGTGCAATAAATCACTATACACAG TTCATTGATGGCGGGACTATGGTGTCGCCAACAGTCTATGCAAGACGCTGCTTGTCGTACTTGATGAATGATAAGCCACAAGAGGCGCTCGGGGATGCTGTGCAAGCACAGGCGGTTTCCCCAGAATGGCCGACTGCGTTCTATCTACAAGCAGCTTGCCTGTTTAGCCTAGGGATGGAAAGTGACGCCCAAGAGAACCTCAAAGATGGCACTAACTTGGAAGCCAAAAAGAGCAAAAACTGA
- the LOC105786516 gene encoding uncharacterized protein LOC105786516, with protein MASLKFPIVLFISSLLLHSSLAEMICEDLPKDVCAFSIASSGKRCVLETAVKKDGDVEYQCRTSEVVVERMAEYIETDECVAACGVDRNSVGISSDSLLDQQFTAKLCTPACYQKCPNIVDLYFNLAAGEGVFLPDLCNAQRSNPRRSMVELMLSSGAAPGPFSGQATAVEAPAPSPMW; from the exons ATGGCTTCTCTCAAATTCCCCATTGTTCTCTtcatttcttctcttcttctccacTCTTCTCTAG CTGAGATGATTTGTGAAGATTTGCCCAAAGACGTGTGCGCGTTTTCGATAGCCTCATCGGGGAAAAGATGTGTGTTGGAAACGGCGGTGAAGAAAGACGGCGACGTCGAGTATCAATGCCGGACGTCGGAGGTTGTGGTGGAGAGGATGGCGGAGTATATCGAGACTGACGAGTGTGTTGCTGCTTGTGGCGTCGATAGAAACTCCGTCGGCATTTCATCAGATTCTCTTCTCGATCAACAGTTCACCGCCAAGCTTTGTACCCCTGCTTGTTACCAAAAGTGTCCCAATATTGTTGACCTTTACTTCAACTTGGCCGCCGGTGAAG GTGTATTTTTGCCTGATCTTTGCAACGCTCAGCGATCGAACCCACGGCGAAGCATGGTGGAGCTTATGTTGAGCTCCGGTGCTGCCCCTGGCCCTTTTTCTGGCCAAGCAACCGCCGTTGAAGCCCCTGCCCCATCCCCCATGTGGTGA
- the LOC105786518 gene encoding LOW QUALITY PROTEIN: receptor-like protein 7 (The sequence of the model RefSeq protein was modified relative to this genomic sequence to represent the inferred CDS: deleted 1 base in 1 codon), which translates to MRMSFFSLLFLNSFVSVTFIVNVGLVSAQCQSDQSRLLLQLESSFSYNNDSSGKLVPVKWNQNTDCCSWDGVSCDGGGHVIGLDLNSRSISSSIDDSSSLFRLQHLQWLNLAYNEFNPAFPSAFDKLENLSYLNLSHAGFDGQIPIEISRLTRLVTLDLSTFTFPGLKLEEPNLGTLVRNVTRLKFLYLDGVNLSATGNEWCQALSPLTELQVLNMSGCYLSGPIHSSLSMLRSLSVIHLDFNNLSASVPKFFAGFPNLTSLSLTYTNLSGRLPDEIFQIPTLQTLDLSDNDLLRGSFQKFSPNLSLQTLSLSRTNFEGQVPESLGNLGKLTRIELAECNFSGAIPKTMKKLTQLVYLDFSFNRFSGPIPSFSSSRNLTYLSLGYNQLNGGIHSTDWSSLSKLEIVDLQKNKFSGTIPPALFCIPSLQRLFLSQNQFKGNLSDLHGKASLLLEGLDLSSNKFQGQFPMSVFELHGLKLLSLSSNNYSGSIPMSAFQNLRNLSYLDLSYNRLSIDVNDTDISSISFPTFTTLKLASCNLMEFPDFLMNQSSLIELDLSKNQIHGKIPNWIWKATSLEHLNLSQNFFVEFQRPLENITSNVRFLDAHGNQLQGQIPILNAYDVFYLDYSDNNFSSILPPHIGDSLRSASFLSLANNNFHGSIPRSICNSTSLDVLDLSNNSLSGPIPQCLFQMTVSLGVLNLRGNNLSGIISDTFPESCKLQTLDLNQNRLEGKVPKSLGNCKMLEVLDIGNNQINGNFPCHLKNIATLHALVLRSNKFNGHIDCPGNNSGWPLLQIFDLASNNFSGKLHLSGLGTWEAMRPNQDKNQSKLKHLMFDLLEDDDQYYYQDAITVTIKGNELELVKILTVFTSIDISCNNFEGPIPEVIGKFNALYALNFSHNAFTGSIPSFFGKLQQLESLDLSSNSLRGEIPLQLANLNFLSFLNVSNNKLVGPIPTSTQLQSFSEASFENNAGLCGPPLKTKCGSSPAKEDSPSDSETGSSIEWNLLSVVIGFIFGLGIIIVPLIYWKRWRIWYFERVDRALSRLFPRLGRETKKHGRRAKQNQRGGPSNNWD; encoded by the exons ATGAGGATGTCATTCTTTTCATTGCTATTCTTGAATTCTTTTGTATCGGTTACGTTTATTGTCAATGTGGGTTTGGTTTCGGCTCAATGTCAAAGTGATCAGAGTCGGTTGTTGCTTCAACTCGAAAGCAGCTTCAGCTACAATAATGATTCATCAGGAAAGCTGGTGCCGGTGAAATGGAATCAAAACACAGATTGTTGTTCCTGGGATGGTGTAAGTTGCGATGGAGGTGGTCATGTTATCGGTCTTGACTTGAACAGCAGAtcaatttcaagttcaattgaCGATTCAAGTAGTCTTTTTCGTCTTCAACATCTTCAGTGGCTCAATTTGGCTTATAACGAATTCAACCCAGCTTTTCCTTCTGCGTTTGATAAGCTGGAGAATTTGAGTTATCTTAACTTGTCCCATGCTGGCTTTGATGGACAAATTCCAATAGAGATATCACGCTTGACAAGGTTGGTCACTCTTGATTTATCAACTTTCACTTTCCCGGGTTTGAAACTTGAGGAGCCAAACCTAGGGACACTAGTTCGAAATGTCACGAGGCTAAAATTTCTCTATCTTGATGGTGTAAATCTATCGGCTACTGGGAATGAGTGGTGCCAGGCCTTATCACCACTAACTGAGTTGCAAGTGTTGAACATGTCCGGCTGTTATCTATCGGGACCTATACATTCTTCACTTTCCATGCTTCGATCTCTCTCAGTAATTCATTTGGACTTCAACAACTTGTCTGCGTCGGTTCCAAAATTCTTTGCAGGATTCCCAAACCTGACTTCCCTCAGTCTTACTTACACTAATTTGAGTGGAAGATTGCCAGATGAAATTTTCCAGATACCTACATTACAGACTCTTGATTTGTCAGACAACGATTTACTCCGAGGTtcgtttcaaaaattttctcccAATCTTTCTCTTCAAACTCTGTCACTTAGCCGCACAAATTTTGAGGGGCAAGTACCAGAATCTCTAGGTAACCTTGGAAAACTGACAAGAATTGAGCTTGCAGAATGTAATTTCAGTGGAGCCATAcccaaaacaatgaaaaaactTACCCAACTTGTGTATCTGGATTTTTCCTTTAACCGTTTTTCTGGTCCAATACCATCATTCTCATCATCCAGAAATCTTACATACCTAAGCCTTGGTTATAATCAGTTAAATGGTGGAATACATTCCACTGATTGGTCAAGTCTTTCTAAGCTAGAAATTGTTGACTTACAAAAGAACAAGTTTAGTGGAACTATTCCACCGGCTTTGTTTTGCATTCCATCACTGCAAAGACTTTTCCTTTCTCAAAACCAATTCAAAGGTAACCTTAGTGACCTTCATGGTAAGGCCTCTTTATTGCTTGAGGGCCTTGATCTTAGTAGCAACAAGTTTCAAGGGCAATTCCCAATGTCTGTGTTTGAACTCCATGGTCTGAAGTTACTATCCCTTTCCTCAAACAACTACAGTGGCTCGATACCAATGAGTGCCTTTCAGAACTTGAGGAATCTTTCTTACCTTGATCTCTCATATAACAGGTTGTCTATTGATGTCAACGATACTGATATTTCCTCAATTTCTTTCCCCACATTTACCACATTGAAGTTGGCGTCTTGCAACTTAATGGAGTTCCCTGATTTCTTGATGAATCAGTCAAGTTTAATTGAACTAGACCtctcaaaaaatcaaattcatggGAAAATACCCAATTGGATTTGGAAAGCAACAAGTCTCGAGCACCTAAATCTTTCTCAGAACTTTTTTGTAGAATTTCAAAGACCTTTGGAGAATATAACTTCTAATGTTCGTTTTCTTGACGCACATGGGAACCAATTGCAAGGGCAAATCCCAATTCTTAACGCATATGATGTCTTTTATCTGGATTACTCAGACAACAATTTCAGCTCTATTTTACCACCTCACATTGGTGACTCCCTCCGGTCTGCTTCTTTCTTGTCCCTTGCAAATAATAACTTTCATGGGAGTATCCCTCGGTCGATATGCAATAGTACATCTCTTGATGTACTTGATCTGTCTAATAATTCCCTGAGTGGCCCAATTCCTCAATGCCTCTTTCAGATGACCGTGTCTCTTGGAGTACTGAATCTAAGAGGAAACAATCTCAGTGGCATCATTTCTGACACTTTTCCAGAAAGTTGTAAGTTGCAAACTCTAGATCTCAATCAGAACCGATTGGAAGGAAAGGTTCCAAAATCATTGGGGAATTGCAAAATGCTGGAGGTTTTAGACATTGGCAACAATCAGATCAATGGCAATTTCCCATGCCATTTGAAGAATATAGCTACGCTGCATGCCCTTGTTTTACGATCTAACAAATTCAACGGTCACATTGATTGTCCGGGAAACAATAGTGGCTGGCCATTGCTTCAGATTTTTGACTTAGCATCCAACAATTTTAGTGGAAAACTGCATCTATCTGGTTTGGGGACCTGGGAGGCTATGCGGCCTAATCAAGATAAAAACCAATCAAAGCTCAAACATCTCATGTTTGACCTCTTAGAAGATGATGACCAATACTACTATCAGGACGCAATAACAGTTACCATCAAAGGCAATGAGCTGGAGCTGGTGAAAATCTTGACCGTGTTCACTTCCATTGACATTTCATGCAACAACTTTGAAGGGCCAATACCAGAAGTAATCGGCAAATTCAACGCACTTTATGCCCTCAACTTTTCACATAATGCTTTCACAGGTTCAATCCCatcattttttggaaaattgcAACAGCTTGAGTCCTTGGATCTCTCAAGCAACAGCCTACGCGGTGAGATCCCTTTGCAGCTAGCAAACCTCAATTTCCTTTCATTTCTCAACGTCTCAAATAACAAGCTAGTGGGTCCAATCCCAACGAGCACCCAACTTCAATCATTTTCAGAAGCTTCATTTGAGAACAATGCCGGATTATGTGGACCTCCTTTGAAGACAAAGTGCGGATCGTCACCAGCTAAAGAAGACAGCCCTTCAGATTCTGAGACAGGGAGCAGTATAGAGTGGAATCTTTTAAGTGTCGTGATAGGATTTATCTTTGGGTTGGGAATTATCATTGTACCTCTTATCTATTGGAAGAGATGGAGGATATGGTATTTTGAGCGTGTCGATCGTGCTCTCTCCAGGCTTTTCCCTCGTCTTGGTCGTGAAACCAAAAAGCATGGGAGGAGAGCAAAGCAGAACCAAAGG GGAGGACCTAGCAACAATTGGGATTAA